CGGGCGAGGACGGCTACCGCAGCGCCGTGTTCAAGGACGTTGACGGTAGCGTGACGGGCGCGGCGGGCCGTTACGTGACCGTCACCAACCCCGTGCTGGCCGCGCCGTCGTGCGCCTACCGCGAGGACTGGAACGCCAACGTCTGCGACGGCCGCTACGCCGGCCTCACGTTCAGCGACGACGGCCCCGTGGCCCAAGGGTTCACCCCGCTCACGCTCACGCGGGCGGGCGAAGCGGCGGGGCACGTCATCTACGGCAGCCCGAACGGCGGGCCGTCGGTGCCGAACGACCACTACCGGAGCGTGGTGCGGCTCGGCTACGAGTACCGCTACGAGCACACGCGCGGCACCCCTGCCAACTTCAGCGTCGACCTCGGCGACGTGGCTAAGGGCGACCGGCTGGTCGTGAGCATGCCTTACGTCGGCACGGACACCCCTTACGTCTACCGCGACTGGTGGATCGACGGGCGCAACCTCATGCCGGCCTACTGGAGCCTGGCGACGCTACGCGACGGGGCGGACAGCGGCTACTTCCTCGACCCTGGCGCCGGCCGCCTCTACCTGCTCCTCGTGCAGCAGGGCGACAGGGATTACGCGCGGCTCACCGTGTGCCAGAAGGCGGGCTGCTAGGCGCGCTCACTCGGGGTCCTGCTCGAGGAGCCTCGACCCTTCCTCGTCGGCGTCGACCTGCTGGAGGCGGCGCCGCAGGTGCCCGCGGCGCTCGGGGCTGCGCAGGGCCTGGTCGTCGATCGGTTCCATGAACACGAGCAGGAGCTCGAAGCTCTCGCGCGAGAACGTGCTGCGCAGCACGTGCAGGTCGAACTCCAGCTCGTCCTCGAGCTGGCCGGGCAGCGCCAGGACGGCGTCGCGGTCGCCCTTCAGGAGGACCATGGCCACGTCCGTGGCGCGCCGCCCCTCGCCGAAGCTCACCTTCACGCCGCTACGCAACGCCCGTTGCAAGATGACGGCCTGCGCCTTGACGATGCGCCCGTAGAGGTCGTCGTCCACGGCCTTCCGGGGCGCGGCGCGCGCGCCGTCTGGCGCGCCCTCCGGCATCAGTACGCCTTGGCGAAGATGACCTTGCGCGCGTAGCCGCTCGGGCGGCCGGTGTGCACGCAGACGGTGCCTTCGGCGCTCGGACCTTCGAGCGGTATGCAGCGGACGGTCGCCTTCGTCTCCTCCTGGATGACCTTCTCGCTCTCGGGGTCGCCGCAGTGCGTGGCGTAGACGAAGCCGAGCTCGACCAGCTCCTTGAGCTCGTCGTAGGTCTCGGCGTGGTAGATGCGTTGCGCCCTGAAGGCGGTCGCCCGCTCGAACAGGGCGGCGTGGAACGCCTCGAGCTCGGCGGGGACGCGCGCGGCCAGCTCGCCGAGGGGCACGGCGCGCTTCTCGCCCGACAGCCGGTCGGCGAGGGTGCCAACGCCCTGCTCCAGGTCCTTCGGACCGATCTCGACGCGCAGGGGCACCCCCTTGAGCTCCCATTCGACGAACTTGCGGCCGGGCGACAGGCCCTCGCGGTCGTCGACCTTGACGCGCACGCCGTTGGCGACGAGTTCGGCGCGCATTGTGGCCACGGCGGCCATGACGCGACCCTTGGCCTCCTCGTCGTTGGCGCGGTAGATGGGGAGGACGACGACCTGGACGGGGGCGAGCTTGGGCGGCATGATCAGGCCCTTGTCGTCGCCGTGGCCCATGATGAGCGCGCCGATGAAGCGCGTGCTGAAACCCCACGACGTCGTGTGGGCGTACGCCTGCTGGTTGTCGACGTCGTTGAACGAGATGTTGAAGGCCCGCGCGAAGTTCTCGCCCATGTAGTGGCTGGTGCCGGACTGCAGCGCCTTGCCGTCGCGCATCATGGCCTCGATCGTCAAGGTCTGGAGCGCGCCGGCGAAGCGCTCGCCGTCGGTCTTCTCCCCCTTGATGACGGGCAGCGCGCCGAACTCCTCCGCGAACGCCGCGTACACCTCGAGCATGCGGCGCGTCTCATCGAGCGCCTCCTGGGCGTTCGCGTGCGCCGTGTGCCCCTCCTGCCAGAGGAACTCCGTGGTGCGCAGGAACGGCCGCGTGCGCAGCTCCCAGCGCATGACGTTGCACCACTGGTTGTAGAGGAGCGGCAGGTCGCGGTAGCTCTGGACCCACTTGCTGTAGAGCTCGCCGATGATCGTCTCGGACGTGGGGCGGATGGCTAGGGGCTCCTCCAACTCCTTGCCGCCCGCGTGCGTGACGACGGCGAGCTCGGGCGCGAACCCCTCGACGTGGTCGGCCTCGCGCTGGAAGAAGCTCATCGGGATGAGCATGGGGAAGTAGAGGTTCTCGTGGCCCGTGGCCTTGAACATGGCGTCGAGCTCGCGCTGGATGTTCTCCCACAGCGCGTAGCCGTAGGGCTTGATGACGAAGGCGCCGCGCACCGGACCCAAGTCGACGAGGTCCGCGCGGTAGACGACGTCGTTGTACCAGCCGCTGAAGTCGTCGGCTTGTGGAGGGAGACCTTGGGGTTTCGCCATGACGGCACAGCTTACCAGGGGGCGTGCCGCCGCCGCGGCACGGCTCAGGTCACCAGCACGGTGAGACCGGCCGCCTTGGCACGCTCGATGACCTGCTCCAGCACGCCGCCCATCAGCTCCTCGAGCCACCGCGCATGCGTGTGGCTCCCGATGAGCACGATCCTCGACTCGTACTCCTGGGCGACGGCGAGGACGGTCTCGGCGACCGGGCCCCGGCGGCTGAGGCTCGTGGCGGCGACGCCCAGGCGCCCCAAGTACCCGGTCGCCCGCGCGAGTACCTCCTCGCTCTGCCTGCCGCCGCCCACGTGCAGGACCACCGGCTCGAGGTCGTAACTGAGCGCGAGGTAGGCGAGGGCGAACAGGGCCTCCTCGGCCTTCTCACCCCCATCGAACGCGAGGAGCGGCCGGCCGCCGGGCCGCAGCGGCGGCGCGCCGTTCGCGCCCGCGAGCAGGAGCGGCCGCGGCGTGCGCCGCAGCAGGGGGCGCAGGTTAGGTTCGAGGGCCGAGGCGGCTGCCAGCACGACGAGGTCGACGTACCTCGCCCGCTCACGGACCTCGTGCGCGAGGTCGCCGCGCGCCACCGCCAGCTGGCCGCTCACCCCTGCGGCAGAGCAGGCTGCGAGGAACTCGCTCTCGACGCTCGCGGCCGCCCCGGTCGCGAGGCCGTACACGCGCGCGCCCTCGAGCGCGGCGAAGCGCAGGGCGGACCGCAGCGCGTCGGCGTCGCCCTGGCCACCCGTCAGGACGAGCAGCAGGCCCTGCACCAGCCCCCTCTCCCCTGTCAGCTCGCCCGTGCGCTCGTCCACCGTGCCGGGCCGCGTGCGCGCGAGGCCCTCGGCGAGCTGTGGGCCTTCGAGGTCCCACCCGAAGCGCTCCATGAGCTCGCCGCGGTGCTCCGAGAGGTAGAGGTAGAGGTCGGTCTCGGTGCGCCCCGCGAAGTCGTGCAGGAGGCCGTGCTCGCGGATCTCCTCCACCACGGGCAGGTACACGGTGTCGTAGAAGTGCTCCACGGCCTCCAACCACGGCACCGGCCGGTCCTCGTCGATGCCCATGTAGTACCGGTGCACCCGGATGTGCTCGAGGAGCTTCGGGTACTGGCCGGGCACGGTCACCGTCAGGTCCGCGTCCGGTCGCAGCTCGTCCAAGTGCGTCGCGTCGAGGAAGTCGGCGAGCTCGCTTGCGCGGATGAGGTCGTCCATGTCCATGTCGGGCGTGAACGGCACGCGCGACACGACGGGGGTCACCCACGCGTTGATATGGCTCGCGCCGAGCTGCCGCGCCACCGAGACCCGGTGGTTGCCGTCCTTGACGAAGTAGGCCTCGCCGATGCGGTAGACGTCTATGGGCGGCACGCCCTCCATGCCGAGCATGGCGAGCTTGACGCCCACCCAGCGTGAGCGGTCGGAGTCCGTCAGGGGCAGGAACGAGCGGTTGAAGTCGTGGTAACGGCCGACGCTGCCGACGATGGCGTCCAGGGGGATGTCCTGGAGCGTGCTCATGCTCGCCTCCACGCCCTTGAGCCGCTTGCGCACCTCGTCGTACCTGAGGAGCCGGTCGCTCTGCCCCGAGAGGAGCGCCATGACGCCGGCCAGATCGGCCCGCCGCCTGGCGTTCCTGAAGTCGGCGATGGCTCCGTTGGCGGCAGTGACACGCTCGTCCACGTCGGCATTCTGGCATGCGGTCCTGGTAGCGCCGTGAGCGGCGCCGTCGGGCGTGTCCGCGCGGCCCGCCGCGTGCAGCCTCGTCGACCCGGTAGCGCCGCGAGCCACCCTCGCCGCTCGCCCCGGTTACCCTTCTCAACCATGAAGGTAGAGATCTGGTCCGACATCGCCTGCCCCTGGTGCTACATCGGCAAGACGCGCTTCGAGAAGGCGCTCGCCGCCTACGAGCATGCCGGCGAGGTCGAGGTCGTCTGGCGCTCGTTCGAGCTGCAGCCGGACGCGCCGCGTAAGGCGGCAGGCGGCACGGCGGAGCACCTGATGGCGAAGTACGGCCGCTCGCGCGCCCAGGTGCTCGAGATGATGGAACGCGTCAGCGAGGTAGCCGCTTCCGAGGGGCTCGAGTTCCACCTCGACAAGGGGGTCGCCGCCAACACGTTCGACGCCCACCGGCTCGTGCACTACGGCACGAGCGTCGGCCGGGGCGAGGCCGTCATGCGGCGCCTCATGCGCGCCTACCAGAGCGAGGGCGAGGACCTCTCGGATCACGCGGCGCTCGCTCGGTTGGCCGTCGAGGCCGGCCTCGAGGAGAGCGGCGTGCGCGAGGTCCTCGCGAGCGACGCGTTCTCCGACGCCGTGCGGGCCGACGAGCGCCGCGCCCGCACGCTCGGCGTCGACGGCGTGCCGTTCTTCGTGTTCGACGAGGCGCACGGCGTGTCCGGCGCCCAGCCGACCGAGTTCTTCCTCTCGGCGCTGCGGCAGCTCGGGCCCCAGGTCAAGCCGCTCACCATGCACGGCGCGGAGGGGCCCGTGTGCGACGAGGACGGCTGCGAGCTGCCGCGAGCCTGACGCGCGCGTCGAACGGCCGGGTCTGGCGCCCCGCCGGCCCCACCTTCCGGCCCTCCGGCCCGTCTTCTGCCGGCCCGCCAGCGCCATCTTCTGGCCTGCCCGCCCGAACCGGTCTGTCCCGACCGTCCGAGCCGGTGCTATACTCCCCGGCAGCATGGCGTCGCGAATGCTGAACACCCGCCCTGTAAGCGACTGACCCAAGCAGGTCGGTATGCCCAGGGCGCCGTGGACCGCATCCGGCGCCCTTCTTGTTCCTGCTCGACGCTCACCGGCGCCCCTCACCGCCGGCCCGGGCTTCGAGGCAGCGGCCAAGCCAGCCGCCCAGGCGAGCGCGGCACGGAGGACACGCGAGATGCAGGACACCGTTGTCGACCTAAGCGCGCAGAGCGTGGAGAGCCCCTCGCAGGCACCGGAACCGGCCCCGGCTGAGGTCCAGGCGCCGCGCGGTCGCGGCACGTACTACGCCACGACGCCCATCTTCTACGTGAACGCGGCGCCGCACATCGGCCACGCGTACACCACCATCCTCGTCGACGTCGTGACGCGCTACCACCGCCTCAAGGGCGACGACACGTTCTTCCTGACCGGCACGGACGAGCACGGCGAGAAGATCCAGAAGGCCGCGGAGGCCGCCGGCGAGTCGCCGCAGGCCTACACGGACCAGGTGAGCGGAGAGTTCCGCGCCACGTGGGACCGACTAGGGATCCGTTACGACGACTTCATCAGGACCACCGAACCGCGCCACAAGAAGGTCGTGCAAGAGGTCCTGCAGCGCGTGTACGACAACGGCGACATCGTCTTCGGCGAGTACGCCGGCCTGTACTGCGTCAAGTGCGAGCGCTACTACACGGACAAGGAGCTCGTCGACGGCAAGTGCCCGCAGCACGAGATCGAGCCCGAGTACCGCACGGAGGCGAACTACTTCTTCCGCATGGAGAAGTACCGCCTGTGGCTCCGCGACCTCCTCACCGACCAGCCCGACCTGATCCGACCCGAGCGCTACCGCAACGAGGTCCTCGCCATGCTGCGCGAGCCCGTCGGCGACCTCTCCATCAGCCGCCCCCGCAGCCGCGTGCCGTGGGGCATCCCGCTGCCGTGGGACGAGGAGCACGTCACCTACGTGTGGTTCGACGCGCTCATCAACTACTACTCGGCCCTGGAGAGCCGCGGCACGACCGCGCGCTTCTGGCCGCACGTGGAGCACTTCATCGCGAAGGACATCGTCAAGCCGCACGGGCTCTTCTGGCCCATCATGCTGAAGGCGGCCGGCATCCCGGTCTTCAAGCACCTGAACGTGCACGGCTACTGGCTCATCGACGACCGCAAGATCAGCAAGTCGCTCGGCAACGCCGTCAAGCCCCTCGACCTCCTGGAGAAGTACGGCAACGACGCCTTCCGCTACTTCCTGCTCCGCGACATGGCGTTCGGGCTCGACTCGAGCTTCACGGAGCCGGCCATCGCCGAGCGCATCAACGCCGACCTCGCGAACGACCTTGGCAACCTCCTCAACCGCACTCTAGGCATGCTGGGCCGTTACCGCGCGGGGCGGGTGCCTAGGGCGGGGCGGCCGGAGCCCATCGACCAGGAGCTCATCGACGCGTTCCTCACCCTCCCCGCCCTCTTCGCTCAGCAGTTCGAGGCCCTGCAGTTCGACCGGGCCATCGAGAGCGTCATGGAGGCCGTGCGCAAGGCAAACAAGTACATCGCCGACACGAAGCCGTGGGAGCTGGCACGTAGCGAGGACACGGCCGCGCGGCTGGACACCGTGCTCAACACCCTCGTGGAGGCCCTGCGCTGCGCAAGCATCCTGCTGGAGCCGATCATCCCCGAGAAGGCGCACGAGCTGCGCAAGCAACTGGGCATCGGCAACGCCCCGTACGACCTCGGCTCGGCCGGCGAGTGGGGCCTCATAGCCCCGGGCACGCTCACGCAGCCGGGCGACCCGCTCTTCCCACGCATCGACCTCGAGGAGCTCGCGCGCTCCATCGCCGCGCCGGAGGCAGCTGCGGCGGCGGCCCCTGGCGCCCCAGCCTCCGGCGCTGCGGCGGGTCCCGGCGCGTCCGGTTCGTATGCGCCGGTCGCTTTGGCTGGTTCGGTCACGGCTGGTTCGGCCACGGCTGGTTCGGCCACGGCTGGTTCGGCCACGGCAGCGGTCGCAGTCGCGGCGCTCGAGCACAAGGCGGAGGTCGAGTACACGGACTTCGCCAAGCTGGAACTCCGCGTGGTGACGGTCGAGAAGGCCGAGCAGCACCCTAACGCCGACAAGCTCCTCGTCCTGACGGTCAGCATGGGACCGGAGACCCGCACCATCGTGAGCGGCATAAAGGCGCACTACGACCCGGCCGACCTGGTGGGCAAGAAGCTCGTCGCCGTGGCCAACCTGAAGCCGGTGAAGCTCCGGGGCATCGTGAGCCAGGGGATGATCCTCTCCGGCGAGGGACCCGACGGCACGCTGGGGCTCATCACGTTGGAACGCGACCTGCCGGACGGCAGCGAGGTGCGGTAGGTCGACTCCGAAAACCCCCGTGATCGCCCTCGACCTGACTCACGGCGCGGACGCGCAAGGCAAGAGCCTCCGGCGCGCACCAGAGCTTGTCCCGCCGCGCGCTCGGGTCGACAGTCCGGACGATACCCAGCCCAGCCAGCTGAGCGCAGGCCGCGTACACGGCCTCCTTCGAGACCCCGAGCGCCGTGGCGGCCTGCAAGGCGCCGAAGACCGGCACCTCGACCATGTACGGCAGCAGGCCCCGTGCCGCGCTACCCAGCCTCGTCCCGCCGAGCCGCCGGTCCCAGTCCTCGACGAGGTCCTCCACCTCCCCGCGCACCCGCCTGCCCAAGGCAACGGCCAGCGCCGCGCTTGCGGCATAGAGTTCCAGCAGCGGCCTGGCATCGCCTCGCCTGTAGGCTCGAAGTGCTAGCTGGAACTCGCGCCGCCGCCGCCGCAACACCGCCGAGAACGGCACGGCCGCACCGCAGGTCAAGCCCTTGGCACGCAGCGCGGTTTGCACCAGAGCCCTCGCCGTGCGCCCGGTGCCAACGGTGAACGGCCGGATCGTAAGTAGCTGCGCATGACCGACTGCCGCCTGGGCCAGCGTCTGGAGGTCGTCCCGCGCCATGAACGAGGCCAGGTCGCGCATGGCCGCCTCGACGCGCTCCGGGCGCGGCGGCACGAACTCGGCCAAACGCGCTTTCACGTGGCTAACGCCCGCGAGGTGCAGGGTGTGCGCCCGCGGCGGCGGCGGTTCCAGCACCAGCCCACTCCGCCACCTCGACCCGAGCACGCCCACGCCGGAGACGCACTCGTGCAGCCGTTCCGCCACCTGCGCTGCCGGGAGCTCTGCGGTCGCCGCAGCCAGGGCCAGTCCGGTGGCGCGCACGGAGGCCGCGACCCTAGCCGCCAGCCTCCAGCGCCCGCGGCCGGTCTCGGCCAGGCACACCCGCTCGGGCGAATCGTAGAGGCGCGCGATCCGCGCGCTCGAAACCCCTTCGACCCACGTCAGCAGGCCCGCGGCCGGCGCGCCCGTGAGCGCCGCCTCCGTGTCGAACCGCACGATCTCGTTGGCGGCGCGCTCGAGCCGCGCGGCGGTGGCGCCAAGCCTGCCAAGGTCGACCTCGGCTATGCGCGCGGGAATGGCGGCCTGCGGGTCGCCCAGGTCGTACGTGACCGGAGGCCAGAGGATGCCAGGGGTCTTTCCAACACCCTTGGGCCTCAACTTAGGTTGTCGCATAACTTCAGTTGACCGACCTTCGTAGCGAAGGTTAGCGGCTAACTTTGGTTCACCTCCTAGACGCTCAGAAGGGTAGTCCGCCCTCTCCTCTCGGCAGGGGCGGGGCCAGGTACCGAGCCAACTAGGTCTAGGCAGGGGTCCGGGCGAGCCCGGTTCACCGCTCGGCCAGGAGCACCTCGAGGAACCTCTCGCCGTAACGCGTCAGCTTGGCGGCGCCGATACCCGGCACGGTCGCGAGCTCGGACAGGCTGCGGGGTGCCGTCGCCACCATCTCGCGCAGCGTCTTGTCGTGGAAGACGACGTAAGGCGGCACGCCCTGCTCCTTGGCGATCTCAAGGCGCAAGGCCCGCAGCGCCTGGAAGAGGGCCTCCTCGGCGGGACCGGCGAAAGCGGCGTCCGAGCCGCCGAAGCCGTCAGGGCCGCCGGCCTCGCCAGAGGCCGCTAGGCCTCGTAAGCGCCGCGCCGTCGGCCGTGCACGCTCGCGGTCGCTCCTCAGCTCGACCGTCCGCTCACCACGCAGAACGGCCGCCGCGCCAGGGCCGAGGACGAGACCACCGAAGCCGTCCGGGTCCGGCAGCAGCTGCCCGTTGGCCAGGAGTTGGCGCACGACGGAGCGCCAACCGCGCTCGTCTAGCTCCGTGCCGATGCCGAACGTGCTGAGACGGTCGTGCCCCAAGCTCAGCACGCGCTCCGTGGCGTGTCCGAGCAGCACGTCGATGACCTGCCCGGCACCGAAGCGCTGCCCCGTGCGCACGACCGTGGAGAGGAGCTTCTGGGCGGCGACGGTGCCGTCGAAGGTCGCGACGGGCTCGCGGCACGTGTCGCAGTGCCCGCACGGCTCCTCGAGCCGCTCGCCGAAGTAGCTGAGCAGGGTCTGACGGCGGCACCCGGGCGTCTCGCAGTAGGCCAGCAGCGCCTCGAGGCGCTGGCGTTCGACGCGCTTGAACGCCTCGCTGCCGTTGCCCTCCGCGAGCATCCTGCTCACCTGCACGACGTCCTGCAGTCCGTAGGTCATGAAGGCGTCCGCGCTCTCGCCGTCGCGGCCCGCGCGGCCCGTCTCCTGGTAGTAGCCCTCGAGGCTCTTCGGCAGGTCGAGGTGGGCGACGAAGCGCACGTCCGGCTTGTCGATGCCCATGCCGAAGGCGATGGTAGCCACCACCACGACGCCGTCCTCGCGCAGGAAGCGTTCCTGGTGCTCACGGCGCGTCTCTGCGCTCAGGCCGGCGTGATACGGGAGGGCGTTAACGCCTTGCGCGACGAGCCAGGCTGCCGTGGCATCTACGCTCCTACGCGAAAGGCAGTAGACGATGCCCGCGTGCCCGACGTGCTTCTCGCGGTAGAAGGCGAGGAACTGGCGCCTGGCGTCCACCTTCTCCACGACCTGGTAGTCGATGTTCGGTCGGTCGAAGCTGGAGACGAAGCGCCGCGCACCCTCCAGGTGGAGCTTCTCGACTATCTCGCGCCGGGTGGCTGCATCGGCCGTGGCTGTGAGGGCCACGCGCGGGACTAAAGGGTAGCGCTCGGCCAGCACGCCCAGGCCGATGTACTCCGGCCGGAAGTCGTGGCCCCAGGCCGAGACGCAGTGCGCCTCGTCGATCGCGAAGAGCGAGAGGGGCAGTCGGTCGAGGAGCGAGAGGAAGCCGGGTGTGAGCAGGCGCTCGGGCGCCACGTACACGAGGTCGATGCGCCCCTCGGCCACGTCGCGCTCCACGGCCCGCGCCTCCGCGGGCTCGAGGCTCGAGTTGAGGTACGCGGCGCTGACGCCCACCTGACGCAACGCGCTCACCTGGTCGTGCATGAGCGCGATCAGCGGCGAGACGACCACACCTACGCCGGGACGCAAGAGCGCCGGGAGCTGGTAGCAGAGCGACTTGCCGCCGCCCGTCGGCATGAGGACGAGGGCGTCGCCGCCGCCAAGCAGGTGCTCGACGACCTGCCCCTGGGCGCCTCGGAAGTCCGGGTAGCCGAAGACCTCCGCCAGGAGGCGCCTGGCGTCGCCAAGCGTCGGAGGCTCGGTCAGCCCACCCACTCGCCCTTGCGCATGACCGGCTCGCTCGAACCGTCGGGTAGCTCGCCGTCGATGTCCATCCGGTCTGAGCCGATCATGAAGTCGACGTGGGCGAGCGAGTCGTTCAGGCCGTGCGCGAGGCGCTCTTCCTCGGTCATGGTCTGGGCGCCTTGCAGGCAGTTCACGTAGCCACGGCCGAGGGCGATGTGGCAGGCGGCGTTCTCGTCGAAGAGCGTCTCGAGGAAGAGCAGGCCGGTCTTGGCGATCGGGCTGGAGGCGGGCACGAGCGCGACCTCGCCCAGGCGGCGCGCGCCGGCGTCGGTGTCCAGGATGTCGTCCAGCGCCCCCTGCCCTGCGCCGGCCGTGGCCCTGACCACCACGCCGTCCTTGAACTCCAGCGAGAAGTCGTCGATGAGGATGCCGTTGTACGCGAGCGGCATACTGGCGCGCACGACGCCGTCGACGCGCTCGCGGTGCGGTGCGGTGAAGACCTCCTCTGTCGGCATGTTCGCCACGAAGCCGACGCCGTTGGGTAGGGTGGAACCGCCGCCGTCCCACAGGTGGCCTTCGGCCAACCCGACGCGCAGGTCCGTTCCGGGCGCTCGGAAGCGCAGAGCCGCGTACCGGCGCTCGTTGAGGGTCTGCTTGCGGCGGGTGAGGTCCTTGTCGTGCTCCCGCCACGCGGCGACGGGCTCGGCCTCCAGCACGCGCGTGGCCGTGAAGATGGCGTCCCAGAGGGCGCCGACGGCCTCGTCCTCCGCCACGTTGGGGAACACCTTGCGGGCCCACTCCGGCGCGGCGGCCGCGGCAACGCACCAGGGGATGCGGTCGCTCATGGCCAGGTCGGTGTACGGACGTATGACCGGACGCCACGCCTTCTGGTAGGCCGCGAACCGCTCCGGCTCGGTGCCGGCGAGCGCGTCGGGGTCGTCCGCCAGGATGGCGAGCGAGGCGGCGCCCTCGGCGGCAAGGCTGTTCATGGCGTCGGCGCGGTACTGCGGGATGATCCCGAAGCTCCCGGCCGGGCCGTGGAGGAAGCGGGAACGCGTGACGGCGTCGTCGCTCCACAGGATCTCTACGTACGGGCTGCCGATCCGGTAGGCGATGTCGCTCACCAGGCGCACCAACGGCGCGGCGGAGACGGGCGCGCGCACGAGCAGCTTCTGGCCCGGCTGCACGTTGACCCCGACCCTGACGAGTAGCTCTGCGTACGCCTCCAGGCGGTCCGCGAAAGACGGTGTAGTCATGCCAAGCATCGTAGCAGCGGTCCGGCGGCCGGGAACCGGACCGCCGACGAGGATCACCCGGCCGGTCGCCATGACCGCCTAGGCAACTTGCCCTTGCGCTCCCTGGCCATCGAGAAGGTCGCGGAGCGCGAGCGGCGCGAGTTGCTGCGCCGGGAGGCCATTTACCGCGCCGGGAGGCCGCCACTGGACCTCGCGGGCAAGCGCGCGGTGCTCGTCGACGATGGGCTCACCACCGGCGGGGCCTCACGCCGATGAGCGCATGAGGTCGGCCACCCGCGCGCGCACCGCGGCCGCCGCGCCCTCGTCGAGGAAAGCCAGCCGCAGCCGTCTGGCGAGCACGTCGTCCGGGTAGCAGGCGTACTCGTGATCGCGCGCGTAGGCGACCTCGGCTTCTATGTACGGGTACCCGTCCGCCAGCCGCTCCGTGCCCGCGCCGGCGTCCAGCACCAGCGGGGCCAAGGCGCCATAGGCGGAGTTGAGGTGCCTGGCGACGTCCTCCGGCAGGCCGCGATCACGCATCAACGCCGTGTAGCCGTTCTGGTCGAACCCCTCCGCACCCATGAGGGGGAGGTCCTTCGTCCGGGAGCCTGTGCGCGGCTCGAGCCGGCCTACTCCGACCGCCTCGTCGACGACGTCCTCCGCCATACGCCTGTACGTGGTCCACTTGCCTCCGGCGATCGTCACCAAGCCAGAGGCGCTAGTGACGATCGCGTGATCGCGCGAGAGCCGCGCCGTCGACGCGCCCTCGTGGCCGAGCTCGACGAGCGGGCGCAGGCCGCTCCAGGCCGCGAGGACGTCGGAGCGCGCCACGGGTAGGTCGAAGTAGCGGCGCACGTGCCTGAGGATGTACTCGATGGCGCTCTGTTCCGGCAGCGGCTCGGGCTCGACGGCGGCCGGGCTGTCCGTGGTGCCGACGAGCGTGCGCCCTTGCCACGGCAGGAGGAAGAGCACGCGACCGTCCTCCGTGTGAGGGATGAGCAGCCCCGTGTCGGAGGGACTGAACCGCGCGGGCAGCACGACATGGACGCCGGAGCTGGCCTTCAGCATCGGCTCGGCGTCGGGGTCGTCCAGCGTGCGCACGGCGTCGGCGAAGGGGCCCGTGGCGTTGACGACGACGCGCGCGGCGATCTCGAAAGGCGGGGCGGTGGCTGCAACGCGGTCCGCCACCACCACGCCGGTCACGCGGCCGTCGCGCTTCACGAGCGCCAGCGCCTCGACATGGTTGCAGACGGCGGCGCCGTGCGCCTCGGCCGTCCTGACGAGCGTCACGTTCATCCGAGCGTCGTCGAACTGACCGTCGTAGTACTCGACGGCACCCTTCAAGCCCTCGTGCTTGAGCATCGGGAAGCGCGCCAGGGCCTCCGCCCGGCCGACGAGGTGGCTGGGACGCAAGTTCGCCCTGCCGGCCAGCATGTCGTAGAGCTTCAGGCCCGTGAAGTAGTAAGGGAGCTCGAGCGCGCCGTATACGGGCGTGAGTAGGGGCAGCGGGCGCGCCAGGTGCGGCGCGTTCCTCAACAGCCGTGCGCGCTCGTGCAGGGCCTCACGTACCAGGCGGAACTGGCTGCGGTCGGCGTGCTTCACCGCCTGCTC
This is a stretch of genomic DNA from Trueperaceae bacterium. It encodes these proteins:
- the proS gene encoding proline--tRNA ligase, with protein sequence MAKPQGLPPQADDFSGWYNDVVYRADLVDLGPVRGAFVIKPYGYALWENIQRELDAMFKATGHENLYFPMLIPMSFFQREADHVEGFAPELAVVTHAGGKELEEPLAIRPTSETIIGELYSKWVQSYRDLPLLYNQWCNVMRWELRTRPFLRTTEFLWQEGHTAHANAQEALDETRRMLEVYAAFAEEFGALPVIKGEKTDGERFAGALQTLTIEAMMRDGKALQSGTSHYMGENFARAFNISFNDVDNQQAYAHTTSWGFSTRFIGALIMGHGDDKGLIMPPKLAPVQVVVLPIYRANDEEAKGRVMAAVATMRAELVANGVRVKVDDREGLSPGRKFVEWELKGVPLRVEIGPKDLEQGVGTLADRLSGEKRAVPLGELAARVPAELEAFHAALFERATAFRAQRIYHAETYDELKELVELGFVYATHCGDPESEKVIQEETKATVRCIPLEGPSAEGTVCVHTGRPSGYARKVIFAKAY
- a CDS encoding Fic family protein; its protein translation is MRQPKLRPKGVGKTPGILWPPVTYDLGDPQAAIPARIAEVDLGRLGATAARLERAANEIVRFDTEAALTGAPAAGLLTWVEGVSSARIARLYDSPERVCLAETGRGRWRLAARVAASVRATGLALAAATAELPAAQVAERLHECVSGVGVLGSRWRSGLVLEPPPPRAHTLHLAGVSHVKARLAEFVPPRPERVEAAMRDLASFMARDDLQTLAQAAVGHAQLLTIRPFTVGTGRTARALVQTALRAKGLTCGAAVPFSAVLRRRRREFQLALRAYRRGDARPLLELYAASAALAVALGRRVRGEVEDLVEDWDRRLGGTRLGSAARGLLPYMVEVPVFGALQAATALGVSKEAVYAACAQLAGLGIVRTVDPSARRDKLWCAPEALALRVRAVSQVEGDHGGFRSRPTAPRCRPAGRVPT
- the metG gene encoding methionine--tRNA ligase; the encoded protein is MQDTVVDLSAQSVESPSQAPEPAPAEVQAPRGRGTYYATTPIFYVNAAPHIGHAYTTILVDVVTRYHRLKGDDTFFLTGTDEHGEKIQKAAEAAGESPQAYTDQVSGEFRATWDRLGIRYDDFIRTTEPRHKKVVQEVLQRVYDNGDIVFGEYAGLYCVKCERYYTDKELVDGKCPQHEIEPEYRTEANYFFRMEKYRLWLRDLLTDQPDLIRPERYRNEVLAMLREPVGDLSISRPRSRVPWGIPLPWDEEHVTYVWFDALINYYSALESRGTTARFWPHVEHFIAKDIVKPHGLFWPIMLKAAGIPVFKHLNVHGYWLIDDRKISKSLGNAVKPLDLLEKYGNDAFRYFLLRDMAFGLDSSFTEPAIAERINADLANDLGNLLNRTLGMLGRYRAGRVPRAGRPEPIDQELIDAFLTLPALFAQQFEALQFDRAIESVMEAVRKANKYIADTKPWELARSEDTAARLDTVLNTLVEALRCASILLEPIIPEKAHELRKQLGIGNAPYDLGSAGEWGLIAPGTLTQPGDPLFPRIDLEELARSIAAPEAAAAAAPGAPASGAAAGPGASGSYAPVALAGSVTAGSATAGSATAGSATAAVAVAALEHKAEVEYTDFAKLELRVVTVEKAEQHPNADKLLVLTVSMGPETRTIVSGIKAHYDPADLVGKKLVAVANLKPVKLRGIVSQGMILSGEGPDGTLGLITLERDLPDGSEVR
- a CDS encoding DsbA family oxidoreductase, translated to MKVEIWSDIACPWCYIGKTRFEKALAAYEHAGEVEVVWRSFELQPDAPRKAAGGTAEHLMAKYGRSRAQVLEMMERVSEVAASEGLEFHLDKGVAANTFDAHRLVHYGTSVGRGEAVMRRLMRAYQSEGEDLSDHAALARLAVEAGLEESGVREVLASDAFSDAVRADERRARTLGVDGVPFFVFDEAHGVSGAQPTEFFLSALRQLGPQVKPLTMHGAEGPVCDEDGCELPRA